The following proteins are encoded in a genomic region of Bufo bufo chromosome 11, aBufBuf1.1, whole genome shotgun sequence:
- the ANKRD9 gene encoding ankyrin repeat domain-containing protein 9, which produces MPGSIQWAPRSPEYQSQKQCKTTSFAFYQAVRDLLPVWLLEDMRLMEVLHWEEGGIVSSYTPSEALLYALVHDHQPYAHYLLNHFPNDALAVPSKSFSCCQSGAPHLTMAVRYNRLQILQEILCTLRTFPSESRTVYINQRGCQRVEGAKTPIHLACELQRVDCLILLLGHGACPYVKDCSGKIPLDCLLQTIQDSPQDMPLKRLCLDSVLLYMPAGVPLSTRQRLQEGTAWQEMLGKDLYRWLTGTSPPTLFTLSMQGLLRALPADRFPEALEEISLPGFLRPLALQKQVPK; this is translated from the coding sequence ATGCCTGGCTCCATTCAATGGGCACCCCGCTCGCCCGAGTACCAGTCTCAGAAGCAATGCAAGACGACCTCATTCGCTTTCTACCAGGCCGTGCGGGACCTGCTCCCAGTCTGGCTCCTGGAGGACATGCGGCTTATGGAGGTACTACACTGGGAGGAAGGGGGCATCGTCAGCTCATACACACCCTCTGAGGCTCTGCTCTACGCCCTGGTACACGACCACCAGCCTTACGCCCACTACCTGCTCAACCACTTCCCGAACGATGCCCTAGCTGTGCCAAGCAAGAGCTTCAGCTGCTGCCAGTCTGGAGCTCCTCACCTCACCATGGCTGTGCGCTATAACCGGCTGCAGATCCTGCAAGAAATTCTGTGCACCCTCCGGACATTCCCTTCCGAAAGCCGGACTGTCTACATCAACCAGCGTGGGTGCCAGCGGGTGGAGGGTGCCAAGACTCCCATACACCTGGCTTGTGAGCTGCAGCGAGTTGACTGTCTGATTTTGCTGCTGGGGCATGGCGCCTGCCCGTATGTTAAGGACTGCAGTGGCAAAATCCCCCTTGATTGCCTTCTGCAAACAATACAGGACAGTCCGCAGGATATGCCCCTGAAGAGGCTGTGCCTGGATTCTGTGCTGCTGTACATGCCAGCAGGAGTGCCCCTCTCCACCAGGCAGCGTCTGCAAGAGGGCACGGCTTGGCAGGAAATGCTGGGAAAGGACTTGTACAGATGGTTGACTGGCACCTCTCCCCctaccctcttcactctgtctatGCAGGGTCTGCTCAGGGCCCTCCCTGCTGACAGGTTCCCAGAGGCCCTGGAGGAGATCTCCCTACCAGGCTTCTTAAGACCCCTTGCCTTACAGAAGCAAGTCCCAAAATAG